A single genomic interval of Chloracidobacterium validum harbors:
- a CDS encoding M16 family metallopeptidase — MRHCWLAGWLLIWFSASGWALPPGARGPAFQKPQPPRLEPLAERVSSEYAQLFNRRLANGLEVIVYEDHAVPLVTIELACRNGSYTEPPELNGLSHLYEHMFFKANRAVKNQEAYLRTIGELGIVYNGTTQTELVNYYFTTLSRNLPTALRFMRDAALYPAFDEEEFAREKEVVLGEIDRNESNPYYYLSTEMTQRLFAKYPSRKNPLGTRATVAAATTDQMRLIQQRYYLPNNAAVLVAGDVQPEEVFRLVAMYFGEWPRGNDPFKKYPPVEHPPLERSEGVIVTQPVQSVTVQIGWHGPSIGKDDAATYAADVFSFILRQPNSRFQRALVDSGLATGVDLIYITQRNVGPITLTLQTTPEKARAALKAVHAEVARFADPDYFTDEELAIAKTLLEADDLFSREKVSEHVHSLSFWWASTGLDYFRGYLPTLRQTSRADIQRYLRRYVIGQPHITVAMLSSDAQASLKLTDAELIGAAPVAPASGQ, encoded by the coding sequence ATGCGTCACTGCTGGTTGGCCGGTTGGCTATTGATTTGGTTTTCCGCTTCGGGTTGGGCCTTGCCACCCGGCGCGCGCGGCCCAGCTTTTCAGAAGCCGCAGCCGCCACGCCTCGAACCGCTGGCCGAGCGGGTGTCAAGCGAGTACGCGCAACTCTTCAACCGGCGGCTGGCCAACGGTTTGGAGGTTATCGTGTACGAAGATCATGCCGTGCCACTGGTGACGATTGAACTCGCCTGCCGCAACGGTTCTTACACCGAACCGCCGGAACTCAATGGCTTGTCACACCTCTACGAACACATGTTTTTCAAGGCGAATCGCGCGGTCAAAAATCAGGAAGCCTACCTGCGGACGATTGGCGAACTGGGCATCGTTTACAACGGCACGACGCAAACCGAACTGGTCAACTACTACTTCACCACGCTGAGCCGAAACCTTCCGACGGCGCTGCGCTTCATGCGCGACGCCGCCCTGTACCCGGCCTTCGATGAAGAGGAGTTTGCGCGTGAAAAGGAAGTTGTCTTGGGCGAAATTGACCGCAATGAGTCGAACCCCTACTACTACCTCTCGACCGAAATGACCCAGCGGTTGTTCGCCAAGTATCCAAGCCGAAAGAACCCGCTCGGCACACGCGCCACCGTGGCAGCGGCAACGACCGACCAGATGCGGCTTATTCAACAGCGGTACTACCTTCCAAACAATGCTGCGGTGCTTGTAGCCGGGGACGTACAACCTGAAGAAGTCTTTCGTTTGGTGGCGATGTACTTTGGCGAATGGCCGCGCGGCAACGACCCGTTCAAGAAGTACCCGCCGGTTGAACATCCGCCACTCGAAAGAAGCGAAGGCGTCATCGTCACCCAACCGGTGCAAAGTGTGACGGTACAGATTGGTTGGCACGGACCATCAATTGGTAAAGATGACGCCGCTACGTACGCGGCTGATGTGTTTTCATTCATCCTACGCCAGCCCAATTCCCGTTTTCAGCGCGCGCTCGTGGACAGCGGACTCGCCACCGGCGTGGATTTGATCTACATCACCCAGCGCAACGTTGGGCCGATCACGCTGACATTACAGACCACGCCGGAAAAAGCGCGGGCAGCGCTCAAAGCCGTCCACGCTGAAGTCGCGCGATTTGCCGATCCCGACTACTTCACGGATGAAGAACTCGCCATTGCCAAGACCTTGCTCGAAGCCGACGACCTATTTTCCCGTGAGAAGGTGAGCGAGCATGTGCATTCGCTGAGCTTCTGGTGGGCTTCGACCGGACTGGATTACTTCCGCGGCTACCTGCCGACGCTCCGCCAGACGTCACGCGCTGACATTCAGCGTTACTTGCGCCGCTATGTCATCGGGCAGCCGCATATCACGGTGGCCATGCTGTCGTCAGACGCACAGGCAAGCCTGAAGTTGACGGACGCCGAACTGATTGGCGCGGCGCCGGTGGCACCCGCTTCTGGTCAATAG
- a CDS encoding riboflavin synthase: protein MFTGIIEEVGRLERLDRRSTGGALTVGAQVVLENTKLGDSIAVNGVCLTVTALTARSFTVDVSEETLRVSNLAERKTGDDVNLERALAVGARLGGHIVQGHVDAVGHFLARRPLGNAVTMRFGFPPDIGRYLVRKGSIAVDGVSLTVATLGEDWFEVAVIPATLNWTTLPKLKPGAAVNLEADVLAKYVERLLQAPSPSAATPPLTAERLRALGY, encoded by the coding sequence ATGTTTACCGGCATCATCGAAGAGGTCGGCCGTTTAGAACGACTTGACCGGCGCTCAACCGGCGGCGCGCTGACGGTGGGCGCGCAGGTCGTTTTGGAAAACACCAAGCTGGGCGACAGCATCGCCGTCAACGGCGTGTGCCTGACCGTCACGGCACTGACCGCTAGGAGCTTCACGGTAGATGTTTCGGAAGAAACGCTCCGGGTGTCAAACCTGGCCGAACGCAAGACCGGAGATGACGTGAACCTGGAGCGCGCCCTGGCCGTCGGCGCGCGGCTCGGCGGTCATATCGTCCAGGGCCATGTGGATGCCGTCGGTCACTTTCTCGCCCGTCGCCCACTTGGGAATGCCGTCACGATGCGCTTCGGTTTTCCACCGGACATTGGGCGTTACCTGGTTCGCAAGGGCAGCATTGCCGTGGACGGCGTGAGCTTGACAGTGGCGACGCTTGGCGAAGACTGGTTTGAGGTGGCGGTCATTCCCGCCACGCTCAACTGGACGACGCTGCCTAAGCTTAAGCCGGGCGCAGCGGTCAATCTCGAAGCCGATGTGCTGGCTAAGTACGTTGAGCGTCTGTTGCAAGCGCCGTCACCGTCAGCCGCCACGCCGCCGCTCACTGCCGAACGCCTGCGGGCGCTCGGCTATTGA
- a CDS encoding ankyrin repeat domain-containing protein, translating into MVFRLVKTRRGQPSLAGCRALVVVACLCFGLSALALGQQPQPPTLLDAARAGDVPAVAALLEAGADIEQTDARGSTPLILAAYYGHADLVTFLLKHKANPNAADKLGNTVLMAAGFKGHLGIAQELLAHGAEVNAVNANDATALMFAALFNRLPIAELLLEKGATVNLADKNGQTALTLALGQGHDDMVALLRRYGAP; encoded by the coding sequence ATGGTGTTCAGACTGGTCAAAACGCGCCGTGGGCAGCCGTCCCTGGCAGGATGCCGCGCCTTGGTCGTCGTCGCTTGCCTATGCTTTGGCCTGTCGGCTCTGGCGCTCGGTCAGCAACCACAACCGCCGACGCTCCTTGATGCCGCGCGCGCGGGCGATGTGCCGGCCGTGGCGGCGTTGCTCGAAGCCGGGGCCGACATCGAGCAAACTGACGCGCGCGGCTCAACTCCGCTCATTCTGGCGGCATACTACGGCCACGCCGACTTGGTCACGTTTCTGCTCAAGCACAAAGCCAACCCCAATGCCGCCGACAAGCTCGGCAATACCGTGCTGATGGCCGCCGGCTTCAAGGGGCATCTTGGCATCGCCCAGGAACTACTGGCACACGGCGCAGAGGTCAATGCCGTCAATGCCAATGATGCTACGGCGCTCATGTTTGCCGCGCTGTTCAATCGGCTGCCCATCGCCGAACTGCTGCTTGAAAAAGGGGCAACGGTCAACCTGGCTGACAAGAACGGACAAACGGCACTCACGTTGGCGCTGGGGCAGGGCCACGACGACATGGTGGCGTTGTTGCGTCGCTATGGCGCGCCATGA
- a CDS encoding arginine--tRNA ligase, whose translation MFYQLRETVRQTVKALVERRFGLALADVAVEFPPNVSLGDLATPVAFEVAKRLKAATGEKHAPRDIAQALATELGSELSVFERIEVAGAGYVNLFLNRADAFLNALEAPAARLAPRFGGKLIVEHTSVNPNKAAHIGHLRNAVLGDALVRLLRATGETVEIHNYIDDTGVQVADVVVGFKHIEGKSLDEVAAIDGKFDDYCWDLYARVGAWYAADETRLRLRAETLHAIERHEGETAALAAHVAERIVRCHLITMERLGIQYDVLPCESAVLRLDFWADAFERLQSSGAIVYEAEGRRAGCWVMRAEQGATAAPDDEHDADKILVRSNGTVNYTGKDIAYHLWKLGVLDRDFHYRAFYGYPDGHTVWMGSATPPAAQPSPPSFGRGVAYLNVIDVGQSYAQEFVKRGVLAVAPDDVRDRVAASAHVAYEKVALTPASCLELGFTLSEEDRRRPFVSMSGRKGLGVKADELLDRLESKALAHVQASQPDLPEAEQRTIAHQVAVAAVRYFLLKFARTTLIAFDFADALAEQGETGVYLLYSLVRMASIRRKLREAGLDCPAPAGILRDHLPRLATWLQDEGNRANEFWALTVTLLRYDTVLDEARESLEPAVVAKYAFQLAQMFSTFYNRHNIRHESDDVRRTFLIALVGLVENRLRASLAVLGIEAPERM comes from the coding sequence ATGTTTTACCAACTGAGAGAAACTGTTCGCCAAACGGTCAAAGCCTTGGTCGAGCGCCGGTTTGGTCTGGCCTTGGCCGATGTGGCGGTTGAATTCCCACCGAACGTAAGCTTGGGTGACCTTGCCACGCCGGTTGCCTTTGAAGTTGCCAAGCGGCTCAAGGCAGCGACCGGCGAAAAACACGCGCCGCGCGATATTGCCCAGGCGCTGGCGACCGAGCTGGGGTCTGAACTATCCGTGTTTGAGCGCATCGAGGTGGCCGGGGCCGGTTATGTCAACCTCTTTCTCAACCGGGCCGATGCTTTTCTCAACGCACTCGAAGCCCCGGCGGCTCGGCTGGCGCCGCGCTTTGGCGGCAAGCTGATTGTTGAACACACCAGCGTCAATCCAAACAAAGCCGCCCATATCGGGCACCTGCGCAATGCCGTCCTGGGTGACGCTTTGGTGCGCTTGCTGCGCGCAACGGGCGAGACGGTCGAAATCCACAACTACATTGACGACACCGGCGTTCAAGTGGCGGATGTGGTCGTTGGGTTCAAACACATTGAAGGGAAATCGCTAGATGAAGTCGCGGCGATTGACGGCAAATTCGATGACTACTGCTGGGACCTCTACGCCCGCGTCGGCGCGTGGTACGCCGCGGATGAAACGCGATTGCGCCTGCGGGCAGAAACCCTGCACGCCATCGAGCGGCACGAGGGCGAGACGGCGGCGCTTGCCGCACACGTCGCCGAGCGGATTGTCCGCTGTCACTTGATCACGATGGAGCGGTTGGGCATTCAGTACGATGTCTTGCCCTGTGAAAGCGCCGTTTTGCGCCTGGATTTCTGGGCCGATGCGTTTGAACGGCTCCAGTCCTCCGGTGCCATTGTCTATGAAGCCGAAGGTCGCCGCGCCGGATGCTGGGTGATGCGTGCCGAGCAAGGCGCAACCGCCGCGCCGGATGATGAGCATGACGCTGACAAGATTCTTGTCCGCTCGAACGGCACAGTGAATTACACCGGCAAGGACATTGCTTACCATCTGTGGAAGTTGGGCGTTCTCGACCGCGACTTCCATTACCGCGCGTTTTATGGCTACCCGGATGGGCACACCGTATGGATGGGAAGTGCCACCCCACCGGCCGCGCAACCATCGCCGCCGTCGTTTGGGCGGGGCGTGGCTTACTTGAACGTCATTGACGTGGGGCAGAGCTATGCCCAGGAGTTTGTCAAGCGCGGTGTGTTGGCCGTAGCCCCGGACGATGTCCGTGACCGCGTTGCCGCCAGCGCCCATGTCGCCTATGAAAAGGTGGCGCTGACCCCGGCGAGCTGCCTTGAACTTGGCTTCACCCTCTCTGAAGAAGACCGCCGCCGGCCGTTCGTTTCGATGAGCGGACGCAAGGGGCTGGGCGTGAAGGCCGACGAGTTGCTGGATCGCCTGGAAAGCAAAGCCTTGGCCCATGTGCAAGCCAGCCAGCCAGACCTGCCTGAAGCCGAGCAACGGACGATTGCCCACCAAGTTGCCGTCGCTGCGGTTCGGTACTTTCTACTCAAGTTTGCGCGAACGACACTCATTGCCTTTGATTTTGCCGATGCTCTGGCCGAACAGGGGGAAACCGGCGTCTATTTGCTCTACTCACTGGTGCGCATGGCCAGCATCCGCCGCAAGCTGCGCGAGGCTGGGCTGGACTGCCCGGCCCCGGCCGGCATCCTCCGTGACCACCTTCCACGGCTTGCCACTTGGCTTCAAGACGAAGGCAACCGCGCCAACGAGTTTTGGGCGCTGACGGTAACGCTCCTGCGTTATGACACGGTGTTGGATGAAGCGCGCGAATCGCTCGAACCCGCGGTCGTGGCAAAGTACGCTTTTCAGCTCGCGCAAATGTTCAGCACGTTTTACAATCGGCACAACATCCGCCATGAGTCGGACGATGTCCGGCGGACGTTTCTGATTGCGCTGGTGGGGCTGGTGGAAAACCGGCTTCGGGCGTCTTTGGCCGTCCTTGGCATCGAAGCCCCGGAGCGCATGTGA
- a CDS encoding thioredoxin family protein: protein MALTPSTMLALGTPAPDFTLTDVTTGRAISLATFADRPVLLVMFICRHCPYVKHVEKALTALANEYLARGVGVLAISSNDAAAYPDDAPESLRAMARELGFQFPYGYDESQEVAKAFQAACTPDFFVYDRARALVYRGQMDDSRPGNGVPVTGSDLRRALDAALAGEPPLGEQKPSIGCNIKWRPGNAPAYA from the coding sequence ATGGCACTCACGCCATCAACCATGCTGGCGCTGGGCACGCCAGCGCCGGATTTTACCCTGACCGATGTCACAACCGGACGCGCCATCTCACTGGCAACATTTGCTGACCGTCCAGTATTGCTGGTGATGTTCATTTGTCGGCACTGCCCATACGTCAAGCATGTCGAAAAAGCACTCACGGCGCTGGCCAATGAATACTTGGCGCGGGGTGTCGGCGTTCTGGCCATCAGTTCAAACGATGCTGCCGCTTACCCGGACGATGCGCCGGAGTCGCTTCGCGCCATGGCGCGGGAGTTGGGCTTCCAATTTCCTTATGGGTATGACGAGTCCCAAGAAGTTGCCAAGGCTTTTCAAGCGGCCTGCACGCCGGATTTCTTCGTCTATGATCGTGCGCGCGCGCTGGTTTACCGTGGGCAGATGGACGATAGCCGTCCCGGCAATGGTGTTCCGGTCACGGGGAGCGATCTTCGGCGCGCATTGGACGCAGCATTGGCCGGCGAACCTCCCCTCGGCGAGCAAAAGCCCAGCATTGGGTGCAACATCAAGTGGCGACCGGGCAATGCGCCCGCGTACGCCTAG
- a CDS encoding peptidylprolyl isomerase yields MMRQAIVWTLLMSGWLVCGDRLTAQQRRPAPRTTPARPAVPPQPQPSTPKPSRAEQLSIEELKATRAVIESAAGNIVLEFFPERAPNHVRNFLRLAEQGYYDGTEFNRIVKDFVIQGGDPAKWPADSPNRKLRFDTSPLKAEFNETPHDKGILSMAHGKDPDSATTHYFICLRRAESLDGKYTAFGRVVEGLEVVDKIAETPIQPGAEDKPAERVEVRTIRVIYPKP; encoded by the coding sequence ATGATGCGGCAGGCAATCGTATGGACACTGCTTATGAGTGGTTGGTTGGTGTGTGGCGACCGGTTGACAGCCCAGCAACGCCGTCCAGCACCCCGGACGACGCCGGCGCGTCCGGCCGTTCCACCTCAACCGCAGCCATCCACGCCAAAACCGAGTCGCGCCGAACAGCTCTCGATTGAGGAACTCAAGGCCACGCGGGCCGTCATCGAGTCGGCAGCGGGCAACATCGTGCTGGAATTTTTTCCGGAGCGAGCGCCCAATCATGTCCGCAACTTTCTCCGATTGGCAGAACAAGGTTACTACGACGGCACGGAATTCAACCGTATCGTGAAGGATTTCGTCATTCAGGGGGGTGATCCGGCCAAGTGGCCGGCAGATAGTCCCAATCGCAAGCTGCGCTTCGATACGTCGCCACTCAAGGCGGAATTCAACGAAACGCCACACGACAAAGGAATCCTGTCAATGGCCCATGGCAAGGACCCGGACAGCGCGACAACGCATTATTTCATCTGCCTGCGGCGGGCGGAGTCGCTCGACGGCAAGTACACGGCGTTTGGGCGCGTCGTCGAAGGGCTGGAAGTCGTGGACAAAATCGCCGAAACACCAATTCAGCCGGGCGCGGAGGACAAGCCGGCCGAGCGGGTCGAAGTCCGAACGATTCGGGTCATCTATCCAAAGCCTTAG